A window from Kwoniella pini CBS 10737 chromosome 1, complete sequence encodes these proteins:
- a CDS encoding signal peptidase I — translation MASSFSRFQHVFSRYRPPPLLPTTIRTIQILATLHLISTTLVELRICTGFSMLPTLSQHGDCVVVSPLPYWSPFTEKHKDKRPKRGDVVVATSPMDSRQTVCKRVLGIEGDMIEIEPRRGGQRKWIDNSGVGFMVDIPQDVELEHEENKEKHITYKDLSIKPKRNGENQWIKIPKGHVWLVGDNLSNSTDSRKYGPVPVAMVKGKVLARIYPNPTWIENNLKEIDQQTSNPQMLS, via the exons ATGGCTTCCTCGTTCTCACGCTTTCAACATGTATTCTCGCGATATAGACCTCCACCATTGTTGCCAACAACTATTAGAACCATACAAATCTTAGCTACTTTACATTTGATTTCAACAACCTTAGTAGAATTAAGGATATGCACTGGATTTTCGATGTTACCAACTCTATCTCAACATGGTGATTGTGTTGTAGtatcacctttaccatATTGGTCACCTTTTACAGAAAAGcataaagataaaagacCAAAAAGGGGAGATGTAGTAGTAGCTACTTCACCTATGGATTCACGTCAAACAGTATGTAAAAGAGTTTTAggtattgaaggtgatatgattgaaattgaaccTCGTAGAGGAGGTCAAAGGAAATGGATAGATAATTCTGGTGTAGGATTTATGGTTGATATACCAcaagatgttgaattagaacatgaagaaaataaagaaaaacatATAACATATAAAGATTTAAGTATAAAACCTAAAAGAAATGGAGAAAATCAATGGATAAAAATTCCAAAAGGTCATGTATGGTTAGTTGGTGATAATCTTAGTAATTCAACTGATTCAAGAAAATACGGTCCAGTACCTGTTGCTATGGTTAAAGGGAAAGTTTTAGCTAGA ATATATCCAAACCCGACTTGGATCGAGAACAACCTCAAAGAGATAGATCAACAGACATCCAATCCTCAGATGTTGTCATAG